Proteins encoded by one window of Glycine soja cultivar W05 chromosome 15, ASM419377v2, whole genome shotgun sequence:
- the LOC114387199 gene encoding zinc finger CCCH domain-containing protein 48-like, whose amino-acid sequence MDTKFARRTERIGSTTCSYWRAGRCNRNPCRFLHIETPSPPAACGYGNTAYSNGKKPHSSSENTPKYGSKKALLGDNGDRGDATRVAKAFKKSSPRICKYWINNNCVHGEQCLYLHSWFRGDGFSTVTKLHEHKKVITGIALPVGSDKLYSGSTDGTVRIWDCHTGQCAKVINLGAEVTSLISEGSWIFVGLQNAVKAWNIQTMSEFTLDGPKGRVRAMTVGNNTLFAGAEDGVIFAWRGSSKADSPFELVASLTGHTKAVLCLAVGCKMLYSGSMDQSIKVWDMDTLQCTMTLNDHTDVVPSLICWDQYLLSSSSDRTIKVWACIEAGSLEVIYTHTEENGVVSLFGMPDAEGKPILFSSCRDNSVHMYELPSFSERGRLFAKKDVALIELGPGGLFFTGDESGLLMVWKWLEVPKVASS is encoded by the exons ATGGATACAAAGTTTGCACGAAGGACTGAGCGCATTGGTAGTACAACATGCTCTTATTGGAGAGCTGGAAGATGTAACAGGAATCCTTGCAGATTTTTGCACATAGAGACACCATCTCCCCCTGCTGCTTGTGGTTATGGCAATACTGCATATAGCAACGGAAAAAAGCCCCATTCCTCCTCTGAGAATACCCCGAAATATGGTTCAAAGAAAGCATTGCTTGGAGATAATGGAGATAGAGGAGATGCAACAAGGGTTGCTAAGGCTTTCAAGAAATCATCACCAAGGATATGTAAATACTGGATCAACAACAATTGTGTACATGGTGAACAATGCCTGTATCTGCATTCATGGTTTCGTGGTGATGGGTTTTCCACAGTAACGAAACTTCATGAACATAAGAAG GTTATCACTGGCATCGCACTTCCTGTTGGATCCGACAAACTTTATTCTGGCAGCACTGATGGGACAGTTAGGATATGGGACTGCCATACTGGTCAATGTGCTAAAGTCATCAATCTTGGTGCTGAGGTTACCTCTTTGATCAGTGAGGGGTCATGGATTTTTGTTGGTCTGCAAAATGCTGTCAAG GCTTGGAATATCCAGACCATGTCAGAGTTTACTCTTGATGGACCCAAAGGCCGAGTCCGTGCCATGACTGTTGGCAACAATACACTCTTTGCTGGTGCAGAG gaTGGTGTCATTTTTGCTTGGAGAGGAAGCTCTAAAGCCGATTCTCCTTTTGAACTGGTTGCGTCACTCACTGGCCACACTAAAGCAGTGCTTTGTCTGGCGGTTGGATGCAAGATGCTGTACTCCGGGTCCATGGACCAAAGCATAAAG GTCTGGGACATGGATACATTACAGTGTACAATGACACTAAATGATCATACTGACGTAGTCCCATCCCTTATCTGTTGGGATCAATATCTGTTGTCAAGTTCATCTGACCGCACAATTAAGGTCTGGGCTTGCATTGAAGCAGGATCTTTGGAAGTGATATATACACACACCGAAGAAAAT gGTGTTGTTTCACTTTTTGGGATGCCTGATGCAGAGGGAAAGCCAATATTATTTTCCTCGTGCAGAGACAATTCAGTTCACATGTATGAATTGCCATC ATTTTCAGAGAGGGGACGTTTATTTGCCAAGAAAGATGTGGCATTAATTGAGTTAGGTCCTGGTGGCCTCTTCTTCACTGGAGATGAGAGTGGTTTGCTGATGGTGTGGAAATGGTTGGAGGTACCCAAGGTGGCATCCTCTTGA